The following proteins are encoded in a genomic region of Tenacibaculum sp. 190524A05c:
- a CDS encoding IPT/TIG domain-containing protein — protein MKIITHTIFTLITFISVICIGKMHAQSVKSIYPTSGSLNGQTKVVIKGSGFTSKKLESVIFGAVGIPVTTNNVKSDSIIEVLTPAVNKAQSVNVEVVFNGLTCENKPFFNYEKPVITSFFPISTSTKGKEVITIKGKYFSGASYVKFGKAGNTPLKVTDTLITVKNPPHIEGEVEVAVEVQTNLGVAPSMFGYWNKPPLNTYNLKLESLIGLGSDYKVYVLGYSTGSQKILTPNKKKQGVFTKVTEKTGYVKSYELGTDITSIELSNLNPIVGARIYFFVANTTKTYKDNSGKTGNGNLGFSYSGYGSAVQQVGNPPQSDFPQYSYIEPTFESGQGLFIDVSLVDGFFFPLSLLAEDKKGNELGRVGQTEGISAEEVSNAYKPFMKKYKNSSGYDDLSYKADKNLTVLLNPGLYLAKNTSSLETVFDDALKSLFMDKTLNMNIWQKDKDGTPYYFNVKPKLGVTFPGTTNTHDALEFTAPGLSESLYVFNPKGFSVVSYEDTQTKKRLPIKGTIANSILTFNTPLPSSVGILKGMYVSNASCKPNTSVTISKVNTNTSGEIVSVNIDTGSKCASTSKQFKFSKAPKNYYQSSGQMTFAGSGLFADGGIRYPNNANLQVILNGLENQLSTALNRGVAITKAVGTEKGRTTTLWGKETSWYPSGTTQNLFSYFMHTATVKGKNIFSLPANAAKSARGAKMAQAYGFSYDENPIEFKRTNQPPVPSEFTGTYPNGTTQLKLVLGPWKTKKTNK, from the coding sequence ATGAAAATTATTACACATACAATTTTTACTCTCATAACTTTTATTAGTGTTATTTGTATTGGGAAAATGCATGCACAATCTGTAAAAAGTATATATCCAACTTCTGGTTCCTTGAATGGTCAAACTAAAGTAGTTATAAAAGGAAGCGGCTTTACATCTAAAAAATTAGAGAGTGTGATTTTCGGAGCAGTGGGTATTCCTGTTACAACAAATAATGTCAAGTCTGATTCAATAATAGAAGTTTTAACCCCAGCAGTGAATAAGGCACAGTCAGTTAATGTTGAAGTTGTATTTAATGGATTGACATGTGAAAACAAACCATTTTTTAATTATGAAAAGCCAGTAATCACATCATTTTTTCCAATTTCAACTTCTACTAAGGGAAAAGAGGTCATTACTATTAAAGGGAAATATTTTTCAGGAGCAAGTTATGTCAAATTTGGTAAAGCGGGTAACACTCCATTAAAAGTGACGGATACTTTAATAACAGTAAAAAATCCTCCTCATATAGAAGGTGAAGTTGAAGTTGCAGTTGAAGTTCAAACAAATTTGGGCGTAGCTCCTTCTATGTTTGGATATTGGAATAAACCACCATTAAACACATATAATTTAAAACTTGAAAGTTTAATAGGTTTAGGTTCTGATTATAAGGTATATGTTTTAGGATATAGTACAGGTTCACAGAAAATTCTTACTCCGAATAAAAAGAAACAAGGAGTATTTACTAAAGTTACAGAAAAAACAGGATACGTTAAATCTTATGAACTAGGTACAGATATTACCAGTATTGAATTAAGTAATTTGAACCCAATTGTTGGAGCTAGAATTTATTTTTTTGTCGCGAATACTACGAAAACATATAAAGATAATTCAGGAAAAACTGGTAATGGTAACTTAGGGTTTTCTTACAGCGGTTATGGTTCAGCTGTTCAACAGGTAGGGAATCCACCACAATCTGATTTTCCTCAGTATAGTTATATTGAACCTACCTTTGAATCTGGTCAGGGTTTATTTATAGATGTTTCTTTGGTAGACGGATTTTTCTTCCCTCTTTCATTATTAGCAGAAGATAAAAAAGGTAATGAATTGGGTAGAGTAGGTCAAACCGAGGGAATTAGTGCAGAAGAAGTTTCTAATGCTTATAAACCATTTATGAAAAAATATAAAAATTCAAGTGGATATGATGATTTATCTTATAAAGCAGATAAGAACTTGACAGTATTATTAAATCCAGGATTATATCTAGCTAAAAATACCAGTTCTTTAGAAACAGTGTTTGATGATGCACTAAAATCATTATTTATGGATAAGACTTTAAATATGAATATTTGGCAAAAAGATAAAGACGGAACTCCGTATTATTTTAATGTAAAGCCAAAATTAGGAGTTACTTTTCCTGGAACTACAAATACACACGATGCTTTAGAGTTTACGGCACCGGGATTATCTGAAAGCTTATATGTTTTCAATCCTAAAGGGTTTTCAGTCGTTTCTTATGAAGATACTCAAACCAAAAAAAGATTACCAATTAAAGGTACTATTGCGAATAGTATACTAACATTCAATACTCCATTACCGAGTTCAGTTGGTATTCTTAAAGGAATGTATGTAAGTAATGCTAGTTGTAAACCCAATACCTCAGTTACGATTTCTAAAGTCAATACAAATACATCTGGAGAAATTGTTTCTGTAAATATTGACACGGGATCAAAATGTGCTTCAACAAGTAAACAATTTAAGTTTTCAAAAGCACCAAAAAACTATTATCAATCATCTGGTCAAATGACTTTTGCAGGAAGTGGTTTATTTGCTGATGGAGGAATTAGATATCCTAATAATGCGAATCTACAAGTCATTTTAAATGGTTTAGAAAATCAATTAAGTACTGCTTTGAATAGAGGAGTAGCTATTACAAAAGCTGTTGGAACTGAAAAAGGGAGAACAACTACTTTATGGGGAAAAGAAACGAGTTGGTATCCATCAGGAACAACGCAAAACTTATTCTCCTATTTTATGCATACAGCAACGGTAAAAGGGAAAAATATCTTTTCATTACCAGCTAACGCAGCTAAATCAGCAAGAGGAGCTAAAATGGCGCAAGCATATGGATTCTCTTATGATGAAAACCCTATTGAGTTCAAAAGAACAAATCAACCTCCTGTACCTTCAGAATTTACAGGAACGTATCCAAACGGTACAACACAATTAAAATTGGTGCTAGGTCCTTGGAAAACTAAAAAGACAAATAAGTAA
- a CDS encoding PDZ domain-containing protein → MKKISFVFALCITFTTIAQGTRLLRQPTLSQNEVVFVYANDLWKASLNGGDAIRLTSDDGYESNPHFSNDGKMIAFTAQYDGNTDVFVIPSEGGEPKRLTYHPSGDFVQGWTPDNKIIFRSGREARPTQTNKFFTISPNGGMPKALGIPRAAYGEISANGKYVAYTPITSWDAEWRNYRGGQAMPIWIVNLKTKELQTTPQKDKERHLDPVWHKGIVYYLSERDYTSNIWSYDMNTKQERQITFHKKFDVKSLDANSNGIVYEQGGYIHFLNPETKATRQIPINVKGDLNYSRTRWMNVSARNLTNPNVSPKGKRAIFEYRGEIFTIPKENGTWRNLTNSPGVADRSPIWSPKGDKVAWFSDKNGEYEMVLADQNGNNQEYISLPNPTFYFRPDWSPDGKHIAYTDTDFNIWIINIETKKTTKVDTDRYAHPNRSMNPQWSPDSDWIAYAKQNDSHFKSIFAYQLSTKKKIQITDPIADAITPVWDASGKYIYTLASTDYGLQSGWLDMSSYDPSVSRSLYAVVLNSKDNAPNLPKTDEEEVKKEKSSSKKDAKDKKDGKKSAKKDSKKVTVTIEENGIFDRAVALKLPARNYVSLVKGPKNKVFIGESVPNTRGITVHTYDVTKEKATEFAKGIGGMVTTEDRNSVLIYKSGSWSIVSTKAPVKGPKGKLKTNLKIKVDPKAEAHQIFKEGWRYMRDFLYVDNVHGAPWDDVYKWYAPWIDHVRHRTDLNYVVDIMSGEVAIGHSYVSGGDTPRLDRVPVGLLGCDLEQHKGLYRFSKIYKGERWNPNLSAPLGLPGINVNKGDYLIEINGIKLTSDMNPYQLLEQTAGREIYIKVNSKPSEDGAKSILVKPTFSERFLRTVDWVEGNRRKVDELSSGKLAYVYVPNTSGAGFTSFNRYYFSQQEKKGAVIDERNNGGGSAADYMIDIMSRDLMGYFNSKANDRRPWTTPMAGIWGPKVMIINERAGSGGDLLPYMFKFKKIGPLVGTRTWGGLVGTWDTPRFIDGGRMVAPRGGFFDVNGEWAVEGEGVAPDIEVIQHPKQVSNGNDPQLERAVQEALRLLKGNEFQLKPEPKAPIRSKRPKGYQNEK, encoded by the coding sequence ATGAAAAAAATATCTTTCGTGTTCGCATTGTGTATTACATTTACTACAATTGCACAAGGAACACGACTATTAAGACAACCCACATTATCTCAAAACGAAGTTGTTTTTGTTTATGCTAATGACTTATGGAAAGCATCACTAAACGGAGGAGATGCCATTCGCTTAACAAGTGATGATGGATATGAATCAAACCCTCATTTTTCTAATGATGGTAAAATGATTGCTTTTACTGCTCAATATGACGGAAACACAGATGTATTTGTTATTCCTTCTGAGGGTGGTGAACCAAAAAGACTAACTTATCATCCTTCTGGAGATTTTGTACAAGGCTGGACTCCCGATAATAAAATCATTTTCCGTTCTGGTAGAGAAGCAAGACCTACTCAAACGAATAAATTTTTCACTATTTCTCCTAATGGTGGAATGCCAAAAGCTCTTGGAATTCCTAGAGCAGCTTATGGTGAAATTTCAGCTAATGGAAAATATGTTGCCTATACACCAATTACAAGTTGGGACGCGGAATGGAGAAATTATCGTGGTGGACAAGCAATGCCAATTTGGATAGTGAATTTAAAGACTAAAGAATTACAAACTACTCCACAAAAGGACAAAGAAAGACACTTAGATCCTGTTTGGCATAAAGGAATTGTATATTATTTATCGGAAAGAGATTACACAAGTAATATTTGGTCTTACGATATGAATACGAAACAAGAACGTCAAATTACTTTTCATAAGAAATTTGATGTGAAAAGTTTAGATGCGAATTCAAACGGTATTGTGTATGAACAAGGTGGATATATTCACTTTTTAAATCCAGAAACTAAAGCAACACGACAAATTCCAATTAATGTAAAAGGAGATTTAAATTACTCTAGAACTCGTTGGATGAATGTTTCTGCTAGAAACTTAACAAATCCGAATGTTTCCCCTAAAGGAAAGCGAGCAATTTTCGAATACAGAGGAGAGATTTTCACAATTCCGAAGGAGAATGGTACATGGAGAAACTTAACAAATTCTCCTGGAGTTGCTGATCGTTCTCCTATTTGGTCTCCAAAAGGTGATAAAGTTGCTTGGTTCTCGGATAAAAATGGAGAATACGAAATGGTTTTAGCAGACCAAAATGGTAATAACCAAGAATACATTTCATTACCAAATCCTACCTTCTATTTCAGACCAGATTGGTCTCCTGATGGAAAGCATATTGCGTATACTGATACTGACTTTAATATTTGGATTATTAATATTGAAACTAAAAAAACAACTAAAGTTGATACAGATCGTTACGCACACCCGAATCGATCAATGAATCCGCAATGGTCTCCTGATAGTGATTGGATTGCATACGCAAAACAGAACGACAGTCATTTTAAATCGATTTTTGCATATCAATTAAGTACGAAGAAAAAAATTCAAATTACAGATCCTATCGCCGATGCGATAACTCCAGTTTGGGATGCTTCTGGTAAATATATTTATACTTTAGCTAGTACCGATTACGGTTTACAATCTGGATGGTTAGATATGAGTTCATATGATCCTAGCGTTTCTAGAAGTTTATATGCTGTTGTACTAAACTCTAAAGATAATGCTCCTAACCTTCCAAAAACAGATGAAGAAGAAGTAAAAAAAGAAAAATCTTCATCTAAAAAAGATGCAAAGGATAAAAAAGACGGAAAGAAATCTGCTAAAAAGGATAGTAAAAAAGTTACGGTAACTATTGAAGAAAACGGGATTTTTGACAGAGCTGTTGCCTTAAAATTACCTGCTAGAAATTACGTTTCGTTGGTAAAAGGTCCAAAAAATAAAGTTTTTATCGGTGAGTCTGTACCAAACACAAGAGGTATTACGGTTCATACCTATGACGTCACTAAAGAGAAAGCTACAGAATTTGCAAAAGGAATTGGAGGAATGGTTACTACGGAAGATCGAAATTCTGTTTTAATTTATAAAAGTGGAAGCTGGAGTATCGTAAGTACAAAAGCTCCAGTAAAAGGACCTAAAGGAAAATTAAAAACCAATCTTAAAATTAAAGTCGATCCTAAAGCTGAAGCTCATCAGATTTTCAAAGAAGGATGGAGATATATGCGCGACTTTTTATACGTAGATAACGTTCATGGCGCGCCTTGGGATGACGTGTACAAATGGTATGCTCCATGGATTGATCATGTAAGACATCGTACAGACTTAAACTATGTAGTTGATATTATGAGTGGTGAAGTTGCTATCGGACATTCTTATGTTTCTGGTGGAGATACTCCTAGACTAGATAGAGTTCCTGTAGGATTATTAGGTTGTGATTTAGAACAGCATAAAGGATTATATCGCTTTTCCAAAATCTACAAAGGAGAACGTTGGAACCCAAATCTTTCTGCTCCTCTAGGATTACCAGGAATCAATGTAAATAAGGGTGATTATTTAATAGAAATAAATGGAATTAAACTAACAAGTGATATGAATCCTTATCAATTGTTAGAGCAAACTGCTGGACGTGAAATTTATATCAAAGTAAATTCTAAACCTAGCGAAGATGGAGCTAAATCTATTTTAGTAAAACCAACATTCAGTGAACGTTTTTTAAGAACTGTTGATTGGGTTGAAGGAAATAGAAGAAAAGTAGATGAATTATCTAGCGGAAAATTAGCTTATGTGTATGTGCCAAATACTTCAGGAGCTGGTTTTACTTCTTTTAATCGCTATTATTTCTCTCAACAAGAGAAAAAAGGTGCTGTTATCGATGAAAGAAATAACGGTGGTGGTTCTGCTGCTGATTATATGATTGATATTATGTCACGTGATTTAATGGGATATTTTAATAGTAAAGCAAATGATCGTAGACCATGGACTACTCCAATGGCGGGAATTTGGGGGCCTAAAGTTATGATTATTAATGAGCGTGCAGGATCTGGAGGAGATTTACTTCCATATATGTTCAAATTCAAAAAAATTGGTCCTTTAGTAGGAACTCGTACTTGGGGTGGATTAGTTGGAACTTGGGATACTCCAAGATTCATTGATGGTGGAAGAATGGTAGCTCCTCGTGGTGGATTTTTCGATGTGAACGGAGAATGGGCTGTTGAAGGTGAAGGTGTTGCTCCAGATATAGAAGTTATCCAACATCCTAAACAGGTTTCAAATGGAAATGATCCACAATTAGAAAGAGCTGTTCAAGAAGCTTTACGCTTATTAAAAGGTAATGAATTCCAATTAAAACCAGAACCGAAAGCTCCTATTCGTTCGAAGAGACCGAAAGGATATCAAAACGAAAAATAA
- a CDS encoding ACP phosphodiesterase codes for MLGNFIADHVRGNKFKHLPEDIQKGIYLHRNIDTFTDANEIVRISKRRLHERYGHYDGVIIDIFYDHFLAKNWDQYSQIPLDIYTNSIYRYLQSQIEILPDKTKELLPYMIKYNWLYNYKFTEGIQDVLNGMNRRTQGKSKMNLASEDLELYYKEFENDFQAFMFELINFVSIEIDKL; via the coding sequence ATGCTTGGTAATTTTATTGCCGATCATGTAAGAGGAAATAAATTTAAACATCTTCCTGAAGATATTCAGAAAGGAATTTATTTGCATAGAAATATTGACACCTTTACTGATGCGAATGAAATAGTTCGAATTAGTAAACGTCGATTGCACGAACGCTATGGTCATTATGACGGTGTTATTATCGACATTTTTTATGATCATTTTTTGGCAAAAAACTGGGATCAATATTCTCAAATTCCATTAGATATTTATACCAATAGTATTTACCGATATCTTCAAAGTCAAATTGAAATTCTTCCTGATAAAACCAAAGAGTTATTGCCTTATATGATTAAATATAATTGGTTATACAATTATAAATTCACTGAAGGAATTCAAGATGTTTTAAATGGAATGAATAGAAGAACTCAAGGGAAATCTAAAATGAACCTAGCCAGTGAAGATTTAGAATTATACTACAAAGAATTTGAAAACGATTTTCAAGCATTTATGTTTGAACTCATAAACTTCGTTTCTATAGAAATAGATAAACTATGA
- a CDS encoding ATP-binding cassette domain-containing protein, translated as MSKLHVDSVRKFYGNNLILSDVFLSCTKGEIKGLVGRNGSGKSTLLKIIFGVEKAEYSFVKVGTKVVKTVTDAKNLINYLPQENFLPNHIKIKKLIRLFLEKSQQKEILKNEHIQPLLDKTNEVLSGGEKRIVEIALILYSKAQFILLDEPFNGVSPIVRNQIMDLLREMKKKKGIVLTDHDYRNVIKISDNILFLKDGYLQEIQSPEQLTELGYLRS; from the coding sequence ATGAGTAAACTCCATGTAGATAGTGTTCGAAAATTTTATGGAAATAATCTAATTCTCAGCGATGTATTTCTTTCATGCACTAAAGGAGAAATTAAAGGATTAGTTGGAAGAAATGGTAGTGGGAAATCAACTCTTTTAAAAATAATTTTTGGTGTAGAAAAGGCTGAATATAGTTTTGTAAAAGTTGGTACTAAAGTAGTTAAAACAGTTACGGATGCTAAAAACCTTATTAACTATTTACCTCAAGAAAATTTTCTTCCTAATCATATTAAAATCAAAAAACTAATCCGATTATTTTTGGAAAAATCTCAGCAAAAAGAGATTCTAAAAAATGAGCACATCCAACCTTTACTGGATAAAACTAATGAAGTTTTATCTGGAGGTGAAAAAAGAATTGTTGAAATCGCACTGATTTTATACTCTAAAGCTCAATTTATTCTATTAGATGAACCTTTCAATGGCGTTAGCCCAATTGTTAGAAATCAAATAATGGATTTACTCAGAGAAATGAAAAAGAAAAAAGGTATAGTGCTTACAGATCATGATTATAGAAATGTCATAAAGATTTCAGACAATATTCTATTTCTCAAAGATGGATATTTACAAGAAATACAATCTCCTGAACAGTTAACTGAACTTGGTTATTTAAGATCTTAA
- a CDS encoding VOC family protein, with translation MVQPFHLAIPVQDLEKCRTFYRDILECEEGRSSDHWVDFNFFGHQLVIHQKDNFSPTDAITNPVDGHDVPVPHFGVVLTWEDWTKLAEKLKNVETKFIIEPTIRFKGKVGEQATMFFNDPENNALEFKAFKDMSQLFAK, from the coding sequence ATGGTACAGCCTTTTCATCTAGCAATTCCTGTTCAAGACTTAGAAAAATGTAGAACATTTTATAGAGATATCCTTGAATGTGAAGAAGGAAGAAGTTCCGACCATTGGGTAGATTTTAATTTCTTCGGACATCAATTGGTTATTCATCAAAAAGATAACTTCTCTCCTACCGATGCTATAACTAACCCTGTAGACGGACATGATGTTCCTGTTCCACATTTTGGAGTTGTTTTAACTTGGGAAGATTGGACTAAACTTGCTGAAAAACTCAAAAATGTTGAAACTAAATTTATAATTGAGCCAACAATTCGTTTTAAAGGAAAAGTCGGAGAACAGGCTACTATGTTTTTTAATGATCCTGAAAATAATGCATTAGAGTTTAAAGCCTTCAAAGATATGAGTCAACTTTTTGCTAAGTAA
- a CDS encoding TVP38/TMEM64 family protein, giving the protein MLKTGKKIFYILWGVLLIYFLYSYIKNPEILSVDYIKNWISSYKGHILIVYILISLVRGFFLIPSTPFVIVGALLFPDNLFLVLVISMLGIMLSATSLYYFSDLLGFSEYLEKKYPEKVKKWESKLQSSKATYLVLGWSFFPLVPTDIICYVAGIIKMPFKYMFMGVFIGELVLVSFYIFSGSFLNL; this is encoded by the coding sequence ATGTTAAAGACAGGAAAAAAGATCTTTTATATACTTTGGGGAGTATTATTGATCTATTTTTTATACTCCTACATTAAAAACCCTGAAATATTGTCAGTTGATTACATTAAAAACTGGATCAGCTCATATAAAGGACATATTTTAATTGTTTACATATTAATCTCCTTAGTAAGAGGATTTTTCCTAATTCCTAGTACTCCTTTTGTTATTGTTGGAGCTTTATTGTTTCCTGATAATTTATTTCTAGTCTTAGTCATCTCAATGCTAGGAATCATGCTATCCGCAACTTCATTATATTATTTTTCAGACCTCCTAGGTTTTAGTGAATACTTAGAAAAAAAATATCCGGAAAAAGTAAAAAAATGGGAGAGCAAACTACAAAGTTCTAAAGCTACATATTTAGTATTAGGATGGTCTTTCTTTCCATTAGTACCAACTGATATCATATGCTATGTCGCTGGAATTATAAAAATGCCTTTCAAATACATGTTTATGGGCGTATTCATTGGTGAATTAGTACTTGTTTCCTTTTATATTTTCTCTGGATCTTTCCTAAATCTATAG
- the ggt gene encoding gamma-glutamyltransferase, whose protein sequence is MKHYQLLILITLFLLTNCKKQPEIGLITEKAMVVSARKEASKIGSDILKKGGNAIDAMAATELALAVAYPYAGNIGGGGFMIYRMNNGEIGALDYREKAPMNATKDMYLDSLGNVIKGKSTLGAMAVGVPGTVAGVFEAHKKFGTLPIEEIIQPVIDLAKQGVIVTKKQQKRLEKHTPNFRKANRNTILLDNNWKEGDTIRYSALAETLTRIQKNGRDEFYKGETAKKLAQFLQDNGGIITEEDLANYEAKWRTPVVFTYDDLKVISMAPPSSGGVCLAQIMNGIEPYKIEQYKHNSTEYIQVLTEAERRAYADRSHFLGDPDFVEIPQAKLISKEYSKERMKDFSFEKPTSSDDVSHGKVEFVESDETTHYSIVDHFGNAVSVTTTINGAYGSKLYAPELGFFLNNEMDDFSSKPGEPNMFGLVGAEANKIEPGKRMLSSMTPTIVEKEGKLFMVVGTPGGSTIITSVLQTILNVHEYNMGMQEAVNQPRFHHQWLPDVIRMEPNSFDESVKQQLKDLGYIIDETNSPVIGKVDAILVLPNGKLEGGADHRGDDTAAGF, encoded by the coding sequence ATGAAGCATTACCAACTACTAATCTTAATTACACTTTTCTTATTAACCAATTGTAAAAAACAACCTGAAATAGGTTTAATTACTGAAAAAGCAATGGTAGTTTCTGCCAGAAAAGAGGCTTCAAAAATAGGATCCGACATTTTAAAAAAAGGTGGAAATGCTATCGATGCAATGGCTGCTACAGAATTAGCGCTGGCCGTTGCTTATCCATATGCAGGAAATATTGGTGGTGGTGGTTTCATGATATATCGTATGAATAACGGAGAAATTGGAGCATTAGATTACAGAGAGAAAGCTCCAATGAACGCAACAAAAGACATGTATCTTGATTCTCTGGGTAATGTAATTAAAGGTAAAAGCACATTAGGAGCTATGGCTGTTGGTGTTCCTGGAACTGTAGCAGGAGTTTTTGAAGCTCACAAAAAGTTTGGAACACTACCTATAGAAGAAATTATACAACCAGTAATTGATTTAGCAAAGCAAGGTGTAATTGTTACCAAAAAACAACAAAAACGCTTAGAAAAACATACGCCTAATTTTAGAAAAGCAAATAGGAATACAATTTTATTAGATAACAACTGGAAAGAAGGTGATACCATAAGATATTCTGCTTTAGCTGAAACATTAACAAGAATTCAGAAAAATGGTAGAGATGAATTCTATAAAGGAGAAACCGCTAAAAAATTGGCTCAGTTTCTTCAAGATAATGGAGGAATTATAACAGAGGAAGATTTAGCAAATTACGAAGCAAAATGGAGAACTCCTGTTGTATTTACTTATGATGATTTAAAAGTTATTTCAATGGCTCCTCCATCAAGTGGTGGTGTTTGTTTAGCGCAAATCATGAATGGTATCGAACCTTATAAAATTGAACAATACAAACATAATTCAACAGAATATATTCAAGTGTTAACAGAAGCTGAGCGAAGAGCTTATGCTGATAGAAGTCATTTTCTTGGAGATCCTGATTTTGTTGAAATTCCACAGGCAAAATTGATCAGTAAAGAATATTCAAAAGAAAGAATGAAGGATTTTTCATTTGAAAAACCTACCTCTTCAGATGATGTATCTCATGGTAAGGTGGAATTTGTTGAAAGCGACGAAACTACTCACTACTCTATCGTAGATCACTTTGGTAACGCTGTTTCCGTTACTACTACCATAAATGGAGCCTATGGTTCAAAGTTATATGCTCCAGAATTAGGATTCTTTTTAAACAATGAAATGGATGACTTTAGTAGTAAACCAGGAGAACCAAATATGTTTGGTTTAGTAGGTGCAGAAGCTAATAAAATTGAACCTGGAAAGCGTATGTTAAGTTCAATGACCCCAACTATTGTTGAAAAAGAAGGTAAGCTTTTCATGGTAGTTGGAACTCCAGGTGGTTCAACGATAATCACTTCTGTTTTACAAACAATTCTGAATGTACATGAATATAATATGGGAATGCAAGAAGCTGTTAATCAACCACGCTTTCACCATCAATGGCTACCAGATGTAATTAGAATGGAACCAAATAGTTTTGATGAATCTGTAAAACAACAATTAAAAGATTTGGGTTATATTATCGATGAGACTAATTCTCCTGTAATTGGAAAAGTTGATGCTATTTTAGTTTTACCAAATGGAAAATTAGAAGGTGGAGCAGATCACAGGGGTGATGATACAGCAGCCGGGTTTTAA
- a CDS encoding heavy metal-binding domain-containing protein — MVLTTTNSIEGFRILEYQGIVTGISYGSSFNHNGKKMAFKDMFSMKKYYEAYSLGLATIKEEAFQKLKENAKALGANAIVGIKVDVETVSSSTVLVVSVTGTAVNVATNQ; from the coding sequence ATGGTTTTAACTACAACAAACTCAATAGAAGGGTTTAGAATTTTAGAATATCAAGGAATCGTTACAGGAATTTCTTATGGTTCTTCCTTTAATCATAATGGTAAAAAAATGGCATTTAAGGATATGTTTAGCATGAAAAAATATTATGAAGCATATTCATTGGGTTTGGCTACAATTAAAGAAGAAGCTTTTCAAAAATTAAAGGAAAACGCCAAAGCTTTAGGTGCCAATGCAATAGTTGGAATTAAAGTAGATGTGGAAACTGTTTCTAGCTCAACAGTATTAGTTGTTTCAGTTACTGGAACTGCCGTGAACGTAGCTACGAATCAATAA
- a CDS encoding 5-carboxymethyl-2-hydroxymuconate Delta-isomerase — protein MPHFVIDCSKNIINLKKPEEIIQKVYDTADSSNLFAKGDIKVRINPFEYYTVGNTQEDFMHVFANIMEGRTIEQKKALSESIVSALKKMFPDVPIISINIRDFEKATYCNKSMV, from the coding sequence ATGCCACACTTTGTAATTGATTGTTCAAAGAATATCATAAACCTTAAAAAACCTGAAGAAATCATTCAAAAAGTTTATGATACAGCAGATTCTAGTAACTTATTTGCTAAAGGAGATATCAAAGTAAGAATCAATCCTTTTGAATATTATACTGTAGGAAATACTCAGGAGGATTTTATGCACGTTTTTGCTAACATTATGGAAGGAAGAACAATTGAACAGAAAAAAGCACTTTCAGAGAGTATTGTTTCTGCGCTAAAAAAGATGTTTCCTGATGTTCCAATTATTTCAATTAACATTAGAGATTTTGAAAAGGCAACATATTGTAATAAATCAATGGTTTAA